The window GAATGCTCAACAAAAACGGGTACATGACGGAGAAAAAGCTCCTGAGGACATCCGCCGCCATGCGCTGGAGTGGATTGAGGCCAATCGCCAGCTTTTCGATAGCTGGTTGGATCAAGTGCGCCAGGTGGCCGGTTAATGTCGGATCCCGTCTCAATTTGGGATGCGCTTCTGAATCCGTTTGATTGGGTGCGGATCCCTTTTGACAGCTGGGTGAGCACCGGGATCCAATTCTTGGTGACCCATTTCCGCCCAATCTTTCAATCGGTACGGTTGCCCATCAACAGCCTGCTGCGCAGCTTTCAGCACCTGCTGCTCAATACCCCTCCGACAGTAGTGCTGGGGGTTCTAACCGCTTCGGCCTGGCAGTTGGCGGGTCGGCAGGTAGGGTTCTTTGGCTTTCTGGCGCTCAGTCTGATTGGCTTTGTCGGGGCTTGGCAACCGGCAATGGTTTCTCTGTCTTTGGTGCTGACGGCTGTTGTGGTTTGCCTATTGCTGGGGATCCCATTGGGGGTACTCTGTGCCCGGTCGGATCCCTTTGAGAAGCTGTTGCGCCCCCTCTTGGATGCGATGCAGACCTTGCCGGTATTTGTCTACCTTGTGCCGGTGGTGATGCTGTTTGGGGTTGGAGAAGCTCCCGGCGTGATCGCCACGGTCATCTACGCGCTTCCTCCCCTGATTCGGCTCACCAATCTGGGCATTCGCCAGGTTCCTGAAGAGGTGGTGGAGGCTGCCCTTGCCTTTGGCGCTACTCCCAACCAAATTCTCTGGGAAACCCAGATCCCTTTGGCCATACCCACCATCTTGGCGGGAGTTAACCAGACGGTGCTTTTTGCTTTGGGAATGTCGGTGGTCACCTCCATGATCGCGGTACCCGGGCTAGGGCTTGTGGTGTTGCGGGGGCTCAATGGCTTGAATGTGGGCATGGCCGCTACTGGAGGACTGGGAATCCTGTTACTGGCCATTTTGCTGGATCGCGTTACCCAACAGGTGGGACAAATTGACTTTCAACGAACTTGGTATCGGCGTGGGCCGATAGGTTGGGGATGGAAACGATGGCAGCGTTGGCAGGCTCGGGATCCCCACTAGACCATCCGAAACAAGACTCAGCCTAGGAGATGAATGACAGACCATGACGGCTCCGGAACCCAAAATTCGGCTAGAGAACCTCAGCAAAATTTATGGCCCCGATCCCCAAAAGGCTTTGGCGCTGTTGCGAGGAG of the Thermostichus vulcanus str. 'Rupite' genome contains:
- a CDS encoding ABC transporter permease, yielding MSDPVSIWDALLNPFDWVRIPFDSWVSTGIQFLVTHFRPIFQSVRLPINSLLRSFQHLLLNTPPTVVLGVLTASAWQLAGRQVGFFGFLALSLIGFVGAWQPAMVSLSLVLTAVVVCLLLGIPLGVLCARSDPFEKLLRPLLDAMQTLPVFVYLVPVVMLFGVGEAPGVIATVIYALPPLIRLTNLGIRQVPEEVVEAALAFGATPNQILWETQIPLAIPTILAGVNQTVLFALGMSVVTSMIAVPGLGLVVLRGLNGLNVGMAATGGLGILLLAILLDRVTQQVGQIDFQRTWYRRGPIGWGWKRWQRWQARDPH